The Blastomonas fulva genome contains a region encoding:
- the rnd gene encoding ribonuclease D: protein MQIHPLITDTDSLARLCTRLAQSDFVAVDTEFMRENTYWPELCLVQIGNLEEAAAIDPKAPGIDLSPLLDLLTENPEVLKVFHAGPQDIEIIFNLTGKTPTPLFDTQVAAMALGQAEQIGYANLVESWLGLTVDKGARFTDWSRRPLEARQIDYAIGDVTHLAKIFPKMLDKLRRTGRGAWLDIEMEKLGDPRQYKPDPDTLWQRIRPPGRSAQILGRMRALAWWRETEAQDKNLPRGRIMKDETLADIAAHPPSHQSDLGKVRGLSAAWRENDIGARMMDALIAARPLSPAEMPPKSPRGPALGKEGALVADLLKLLLKIRSREIDVAARLLARSDDLEALAAGVRKNLPILEGWRFEQFGRDALALVEGRMAFAIADGRIKMTRTELAAEAEPDADAAVAAALAEQP from the coding sequence ATGCAGATTCACCCACTGATTACCGACACCGATTCCCTCGCGCGGCTATGCACGCGTCTGGCCCAATCCGACTTTGTCGCGGTTGATACCGAGTTCATGCGCGAGAACACCTATTGGCCCGAGCTGTGCCTGGTACAGATCGGCAATCTGGAAGAGGCTGCGGCCATCGATCCCAAGGCACCGGGAATCGATCTGAGCCCGCTGCTAGACCTGCTCACCGAGAATCCCGAGGTCCTCAAGGTCTTCCATGCAGGACCCCAGGACATCGAGATCATCTTCAACCTGACCGGCAAGACACCCACCCCGCTGTTCGACACCCAGGTTGCCGCAATGGCGCTCGGCCAGGCCGAGCAGATAGGCTATGCCAACCTTGTCGAAAGCTGGCTGGGACTGACGGTCGACAAGGGTGCGCGCTTCACCGACTGGTCCCGCAGGCCGCTGGAGGCCCGCCAGATTGATTATGCCATTGGAGATGTCACCCATCTGGCCAAGATCTTCCCCAAGATGCTCGACAAATTGCGCCGCACCGGGCGCGGTGCGTGGCTGGATATCGAGATGGAAAAGCTGGGCGATCCGCGCCAGTACAAGCCCGATCCCGACACTTTATGGCAGCGCATCCGTCCGCCGGGCCGCAGCGCGCAGATCCTCGGCCGCATGCGCGCGCTCGCCTGGTGGCGCGAGACTGAGGCCCAGGACAAGAACCTGCCGCGCGGGCGCATCATGAAGGACGAGACGCTTGCCGACATCGCGGCGCATCCGCCCTCGCACCAGTCCGATCTGGGCAAGGTGCGCGGCCTGTCCGCGGCATGGCGCGAAAACGATATTGGCGCGCGGATGATGGATGCGCTGATCGCCGCGCGTCCGCTCAGCCCGGCGGAAATGCCGCCCAAGAGCCCGCGTGGCCCTGCACTGGGAAAGGAAGGCGCGCTCGTCGCTGACCTGCTCAAGCTGCTGCTCAAGATCCGATCGCGCGAGATCGATGTCGCCGCGCGGCTGCTCGCGCGCAGCGACGATCTGGAAGCGCTGGCGGCGGGTGTGCGCAAGAACCTGCCGATCCTGGAAGGCTGGCGGTTCGAACAGTTCGGCCGCGATGCGCTGGCGCTGGTCGAGGGTCGGATGGCGTTTGCCATCGCCGATGGCCGGATCAAGATGACGCGCACCGAACTTGCGGCAGAAGCCGAGCCGGATGCCGATGCCGCTGTCGCCGCTGCGCTTGCGGAGCAGCCATGA